In the Hippoglossus stenolepis isolate QCI-W04-F060 chromosome 14, HSTE1.2, whole genome shotgun sequence genome, one interval contains:
- the cdc14ab gene encoding dual specificity protein phosphatase CDC14AB isoform X1 gives MSEDPELQGAAEFIRERLYFATLRSKPKSTANTHYFCTDEEFVYENFYADFGPLNLSMLFRFCCKLNKKLKSFTLTRKRIVHYTSFNQRKRSNAAVLIGGYAVIYLKKTPEEAYRALISGSNASYLPFRDASFGNCSYSLTLLDCLQGIRKALQHGFFDFETFDVDEYEHYERVENGDLNWIVPGKFVAFSGPHPKTKVENGYPLHAPEAYFPYFRKHNVTTIVRLNKKIYDSKRFTDAGFDHYDLFFVDGSTPSDTITRRFLHICESTDGAVAVHCKAGLGRTGTLIGCYLMKHYRFTAGEAVAWIRICRPGSVIGPQQNFLEEKQAALWLLGDSERAQKIKLEERVVSHLITSMDDLNLNSAQNSNTSRSTTSDLLHKGELTDGGLALTQGDKLRALKSRRPPRPTTTGPLRMDDMKIHSRSASQPLRLSMGAPPPSPLKSFRFPSSSASAAAKRIGRSPSSTASNIRSSALGSRLASSLTDLYVEEETTNHYSSPPPSSSSLPLSPSSLVPSSLCRYGNGPRGMQHEVNNNSSPFSSTVPPAGKSFVRPGPQDLGPCRGPGPYSAMKGPSGRYLSRSIPSLQSDFIQY, from the exons ATGAGTGAGGACCCCGAGCTGCAGGGGGCGGCAGAGTTCATCAGAG aGCGTCTGTACTTCGCCACGTTACGCAGTAAACCCAAGAGCACGGCCAACACACACTACTTCTGCACCGACGAAGAGTTCGTCTACGAGAA ttTCTATGCAGACTTCGGGCCTCTCAACTTGTCCATGTTGTTCAGATTCTGCTGCAAACTCAACAAGAAGCTGAAG tccTTCACTCTGACCAGGAAACGAATCGTTCACTACACCAGCTTCAACCAGAGGAAGAGATCCAACGCTGCTGTTCTGATTGGAGGATACGCT GTGATTTATTTGAAGAAAACTCCAGAAGAAGCGTACCGAGCTCTGATCTCTGGATCGAACGCCTCCTACCTGCCCTTCAG ggatGCGTCCTTTGGAAACTGCAGCTACAGTCTCACTCTGCTTGACTGTCTTCAGGGCATCAGGAAG GCTCTGCAGCACGGCTTCTTTGACTTCGAGACCTTTGATGTGGACGAGTATGAACATTACGAG CGGGTGGAGAACGGAGACCTGAACTGGATTGTCCCGGGGAAGTTTGTGGCGTTCAGCGGACCTCACCCGAAAACTAAAGTGGAGAACG GTTACCCTCTCCATGCCCCCGAGGCGTACTTCCCCtacttcagaaaacacaacgtcACCACCATCGTCCGTCTCAACAAGAAGATCTACGATTCCAAACGTTTCACCGACGCCGGGTTCGACCACTATGACCTCTTCTTCGTAGACGGCAGCACGCCGAGCGACACCATCACACGCCGCTTCCTGCACATCTGTGAGAGCACAGACGGAGCTGTGGCCGTCCACTGCAAAG ctgGTCTGGGCAGGACAggcactctgattggctgttacCTGATGAAACATTATCGCTTCACAGCGGGCGAGGCCGTGGCCTGGATCCGGATCTGCAGACCGGGCTCTGTGATTGGACCTCAGCAGAACTTCCTGGAAGA gaaGCAGGCGGCGCTGTGGTTGCTCGGCGACAGTGAACGCGCCCAGAAGATCAAGCTTGAGGAGAGGGTGGTGTCTCACCTCATCACCAGTATGGATGACCTCAATTTAAACTCCGCCCAAAACAGCAACACGAGCAGATcaacgacctctgaccttctacacaag GGGGAGCTAACAGACGGTGGGCTCGCTCTGACTCAGGGAGACAAACTAAGAGCGTTAAAGAGTCGACGCCCCCCCCGTCCCACCACCACCGGACCTCTGAG gatggacgacatgaagaTTCACAGCAGATCAGCGTCTCAGCCGCTCAG GTTATCGATgggagccccccccccttcccccctaAAGTCCTTCAGGttcccatcatcctctgctTCAGCTGCAGCCAAGAGGATCGGGAGGAGTCCGTCATCAACGGCCTCGAATATTAGGAG CTCAGCCCTTGGCTCTCGATTGGCCAGCTCTCTGACTGACCTTtatgtggaggaggaaacaacaaatcattattcttcacctcctccctcctcctcctctttgcctctAAGCCCCTCCTCCCTGGTCCCGTCTTCTCTTTGTCGCTATGGTAATGGCCCTCGCGGTATGCAGCACGAagtcaacaacaacagcagtcCGTTCAGCTCCACAGTGCCCCCTGCAGGAAAAAGCTTTGTCCGCCCAGGGCCCCAGGACTTGGGCCCTTGCAGAGGCCCTGGGCCCTACAGTGCTATGAAGGGCCCGTCAGGACGCTACCTGAGCCGCTCCATACCT
- the cdc14ab gene encoding dual specificity protein phosphatase CDC14AB isoform X4: MSEDPELQGAAEFIRERLYFATLRSKPKSTANTHYFCTDEEFVYENFYADFGPLNLSMLFRFCCKLNKKLKSFTLTRKRIVHYTSFNQRKRSNAAVLIGGYAVIYLKKTPEEAYRALISGSNASYLPFRDASFGNCSYSLTLLDCLQGIRKALQHGFFDFETFDVDEYEHYERVENGDLNWIVPGKFVAFSGPHPKTKVENGYPLHAPEAYFPYFRKHNVTTIVRLNKKIYDSKRFTDAGFDHYDLFFVDGSTPSDTITRRFLHICESTDGAVAVHCKAGLGRTGTLIGCYLMKHYRFTAGEAVAWIRICRPGSVIGPQQNFLEEKQAALWLLGDSERAQKIKLEERVVSHLITSMDDLNLNSAQNSNTSRSTTSDLLHKGELTDGGLALTQGDKLRALKSRRPPRPTTTGPLRMDDMKIHSRSASQPLRLSMGAPPPSPLKSFRFPSSSASAAAKRIGRSPSSTASNIRSLFSLTSSSTKTTDLT, from the exons ATGAGTGAGGACCCCGAGCTGCAGGGGGCGGCAGAGTTCATCAGAG aGCGTCTGTACTTCGCCACGTTACGCAGTAAACCCAAGAGCACGGCCAACACACACTACTTCTGCACCGACGAAGAGTTCGTCTACGAGAA ttTCTATGCAGACTTCGGGCCTCTCAACTTGTCCATGTTGTTCAGATTCTGCTGCAAACTCAACAAGAAGCTGAAG tccTTCACTCTGACCAGGAAACGAATCGTTCACTACACCAGCTTCAACCAGAGGAAGAGATCCAACGCTGCTGTTCTGATTGGAGGATACGCT GTGATTTATTTGAAGAAAACTCCAGAAGAAGCGTACCGAGCTCTGATCTCTGGATCGAACGCCTCCTACCTGCCCTTCAG ggatGCGTCCTTTGGAAACTGCAGCTACAGTCTCACTCTGCTTGACTGTCTTCAGGGCATCAGGAAG GCTCTGCAGCACGGCTTCTTTGACTTCGAGACCTTTGATGTGGACGAGTATGAACATTACGAG CGGGTGGAGAACGGAGACCTGAACTGGATTGTCCCGGGGAAGTTTGTGGCGTTCAGCGGACCTCACCCGAAAACTAAAGTGGAGAACG GTTACCCTCTCCATGCCCCCGAGGCGTACTTCCCCtacttcagaaaacacaacgtcACCACCATCGTCCGTCTCAACAAGAAGATCTACGATTCCAAACGTTTCACCGACGCCGGGTTCGACCACTATGACCTCTTCTTCGTAGACGGCAGCACGCCGAGCGACACCATCACACGCCGCTTCCTGCACATCTGTGAGAGCACAGACGGAGCTGTGGCCGTCCACTGCAAAG ctgGTCTGGGCAGGACAggcactctgattggctgttacCTGATGAAACATTATCGCTTCACAGCGGGCGAGGCCGTGGCCTGGATCCGGATCTGCAGACCGGGCTCTGTGATTGGACCTCAGCAGAACTTCCTGGAAGA gaaGCAGGCGGCGCTGTGGTTGCTCGGCGACAGTGAACGCGCCCAGAAGATCAAGCTTGAGGAGAGGGTGGTGTCTCACCTCATCACCAGTATGGATGACCTCAATTTAAACTCCGCCCAAAACAGCAACACGAGCAGATcaacgacctctgaccttctacacaag GGGGAGCTAACAGACGGTGGGCTCGCTCTGACTCAGGGAGACAAACTAAGAGCGTTAAAGAGTCGACGCCCCCCCCGTCCCACCACCACCGGACCTCTGAG gatggacgacatgaagaTTCACAGCAGATCAGCGTCTCAGCCGCTCAG GTTATCGATgggagccccccccccttcccccctaAAGTCCTTCAGGttcccatcatcctctgctTCAGCTGCAGCCAAGAGGATCGGGAGGAGTCCGTCATCAACGGCCTCGAATATTAGGAG
- the cdc14ab gene encoding dual specificity protein phosphatase CDC14AB isoform X2: protein MSEDPELQGAAEFIRERLYFATLRSKPKSTANTHYFCTDEEFVYENFYADFGPLNLSMLFRFCCKLNKKLKSFTLTRKRIVHYTSFNQRKRSNAAVLIGGYAVIYLKKTPEEAYRALISGSNASYLPFRDASFGNCSYSLTLLDCLQGIRKALQHGFFDFETFDVDEYEHYERVENGDLNWIVPGKFVAFSGPHPKTKVENGYPLHAPEAYFPYFRKHNVTTIVRLNKKIYDSKRFTDAGFDHYDLFFVDGSTPSDTITRRFLHICESTDGAVAVHCKAGEAVAWIRICRPGSVIGPQQNFLEEKQAALWLLGDSERAQKIKLEERVVSHLITSMDDLNLNSAQNSNTSRSTTSDLLHKGELTDGGLALTQGDKLRALKSRRPPRPTTTGPLRMDDMKIHSRSASQPLRLSMGAPPPSPLKSFRFPSSSASAAAKRIGRSPSSTASNIRSSALGSRLASSLTDLYVEEETTNHYSSPPPSSSSLPLSPSSLVPSSLCRYGNGPRGMQHEVNNNSSPFSSTVPPAGKSFVRPGPQDLGPCRGPGPYSAMKGPSGRYLSRSIPSLQSDFIQY from the exons ATGAGTGAGGACCCCGAGCTGCAGGGGGCGGCAGAGTTCATCAGAG aGCGTCTGTACTTCGCCACGTTACGCAGTAAACCCAAGAGCACGGCCAACACACACTACTTCTGCACCGACGAAGAGTTCGTCTACGAGAA ttTCTATGCAGACTTCGGGCCTCTCAACTTGTCCATGTTGTTCAGATTCTGCTGCAAACTCAACAAGAAGCTGAAG tccTTCACTCTGACCAGGAAACGAATCGTTCACTACACCAGCTTCAACCAGAGGAAGAGATCCAACGCTGCTGTTCTGATTGGAGGATACGCT GTGATTTATTTGAAGAAAACTCCAGAAGAAGCGTACCGAGCTCTGATCTCTGGATCGAACGCCTCCTACCTGCCCTTCAG ggatGCGTCCTTTGGAAACTGCAGCTACAGTCTCACTCTGCTTGACTGTCTTCAGGGCATCAGGAAG GCTCTGCAGCACGGCTTCTTTGACTTCGAGACCTTTGATGTGGACGAGTATGAACATTACGAG CGGGTGGAGAACGGAGACCTGAACTGGATTGTCCCGGGGAAGTTTGTGGCGTTCAGCGGACCTCACCCGAAAACTAAAGTGGAGAACG GTTACCCTCTCCATGCCCCCGAGGCGTACTTCCCCtacttcagaaaacacaacgtcACCACCATCGTCCGTCTCAACAAGAAGATCTACGATTCCAAACGTTTCACCGACGCCGGGTTCGACCACTATGACCTCTTCTTCGTAGACGGCAGCACGCCGAGCGACACCATCACACGCCGCTTCCTGCACATCTGTGAGAGCACAGACGGAGCTGTGGCCGTCCACTGCAAAG CGGGCGAGGCCGTGGCCTGGATCCGGATCTGCAGACCGGGCTCTGTGATTGGACCTCAGCAGAACTTCCTGGAAGA gaaGCAGGCGGCGCTGTGGTTGCTCGGCGACAGTGAACGCGCCCAGAAGATCAAGCTTGAGGAGAGGGTGGTGTCTCACCTCATCACCAGTATGGATGACCTCAATTTAAACTCCGCCCAAAACAGCAACACGAGCAGATcaacgacctctgaccttctacacaag GGGGAGCTAACAGACGGTGGGCTCGCTCTGACTCAGGGAGACAAACTAAGAGCGTTAAAGAGTCGACGCCCCCCCCGTCCCACCACCACCGGACCTCTGAG gatggacgacatgaagaTTCACAGCAGATCAGCGTCTCAGCCGCTCAG GTTATCGATgggagccccccccccttcccccctaAAGTCCTTCAGGttcccatcatcctctgctTCAGCTGCAGCCAAGAGGATCGGGAGGAGTCCGTCATCAACGGCCTCGAATATTAGGAG CTCAGCCCTTGGCTCTCGATTGGCCAGCTCTCTGACTGACCTTtatgtggaggaggaaacaacaaatcattattcttcacctcctccctcctcctcctctttgcctctAAGCCCCTCCTCCCTGGTCCCGTCTTCTCTTTGTCGCTATGGTAATGGCCCTCGCGGTATGCAGCACGAagtcaacaacaacagcagtcCGTTCAGCTCCACAGTGCCCCCTGCAGGAAAAAGCTTTGTCCGCCCAGGGCCCCAGGACTTGGGCCCTTGCAGAGGCCCTGGGCCCTACAGTGCTATGAAGGGCCCGTCAGGACGCTACCTGAGCCGCTCCATACCT
- the cdc14ab gene encoding dual specificity protein phosphatase CDC14AB isoform X3 has product MLFRFCCKLNKKLKSFTLTRKRIVHYTSFNQRKRSNAAVLIGGYAVIYLKKTPEEAYRALISGSNASYLPFRDASFGNCSYSLTLLDCLQGIRKALQHGFFDFETFDVDEYEHYERVENGDLNWIVPGKFVAFSGPHPKTKVENGYPLHAPEAYFPYFRKHNVTTIVRLNKKIYDSKRFTDAGFDHYDLFFVDGSTPSDTITRRFLHICESTDGAVAVHCKAGLGRTGTLIGCYLMKHYRFTAGEAVAWIRICRPGSVIGPQQNFLEEKQAALWLLGDSERAQKIKLEERVVSHLITSMDDLNLNSAQNSNTSRSTTSDLLHKGELTDGGLALTQGDKLRALKSRRPPRPTTTGPLRMDDMKIHSRSASQPLRLSMGAPPPSPLKSFRFPSSSASAAAKRIGRSPSSTASNIRSSALGSRLASSLTDLYVEEETTNHYSSPPPSSSSLPLSPSSLVPSSLCRYGNGPRGMQHEVNNNSSPFSSTVPPAGKSFVRPGPQDLGPCRGPGPYSAMKGPSGRYLSRSIPSLQSDFIQY; this is encoded by the exons ATGTTGTTCAGATTCTGCTGCAAACTCAACAAGAAGCTGAAG tccTTCACTCTGACCAGGAAACGAATCGTTCACTACACCAGCTTCAACCAGAGGAAGAGATCCAACGCTGCTGTTCTGATTGGAGGATACGCT GTGATTTATTTGAAGAAAACTCCAGAAGAAGCGTACCGAGCTCTGATCTCTGGATCGAACGCCTCCTACCTGCCCTTCAG ggatGCGTCCTTTGGAAACTGCAGCTACAGTCTCACTCTGCTTGACTGTCTTCAGGGCATCAGGAAG GCTCTGCAGCACGGCTTCTTTGACTTCGAGACCTTTGATGTGGACGAGTATGAACATTACGAG CGGGTGGAGAACGGAGACCTGAACTGGATTGTCCCGGGGAAGTTTGTGGCGTTCAGCGGACCTCACCCGAAAACTAAAGTGGAGAACG GTTACCCTCTCCATGCCCCCGAGGCGTACTTCCCCtacttcagaaaacacaacgtcACCACCATCGTCCGTCTCAACAAGAAGATCTACGATTCCAAACGTTTCACCGACGCCGGGTTCGACCACTATGACCTCTTCTTCGTAGACGGCAGCACGCCGAGCGACACCATCACACGCCGCTTCCTGCACATCTGTGAGAGCACAGACGGAGCTGTGGCCGTCCACTGCAAAG ctgGTCTGGGCAGGACAggcactctgattggctgttacCTGATGAAACATTATCGCTTCACAGCGGGCGAGGCCGTGGCCTGGATCCGGATCTGCAGACCGGGCTCTGTGATTGGACCTCAGCAGAACTTCCTGGAAGA gaaGCAGGCGGCGCTGTGGTTGCTCGGCGACAGTGAACGCGCCCAGAAGATCAAGCTTGAGGAGAGGGTGGTGTCTCACCTCATCACCAGTATGGATGACCTCAATTTAAACTCCGCCCAAAACAGCAACACGAGCAGATcaacgacctctgaccttctacacaag GGGGAGCTAACAGACGGTGGGCTCGCTCTGACTCAGGGAGACAAACTAAGAGCGTTAAAGAGTCGACGCCCCCCCCGTCCCACCACCACCGGACCTCTGAG gatggacgacatgaagaTTCACAGCAGATCAGCGTCTCAGCCGCTCAG GTTATCGATgggagccccccccccttcccccctaAAGTCCTTCAGGttcccatcatcctctgctTCAGCTGCAGCCAAGAGGATCGGGAGGAGTCCGTCATCAACGGCCTCGAATATTAGGAG CTCAGCCCTTGGCTCTCGATTGGCCAGCTCTCTGACTGACCTTtatgtggaggaggaaacaacaaatcattattcttcacctcctccctcctcctcctctttgcctctAAGCCCCTCCTCCCTGGTCCCGTCTTCTCTTTGTCGCTATGGTAATGGCCCTCGCGGTATGCAGCACGAagtcaacaacaacagcagtcCGTTCAGCTCCACAGTGCCCCCTGCAGGAAAAAGCTTTGTCCGCCCAGGGCCCCAGGACTTGGGCCCTTGCAGAGGCCCTGGGCCCTACAGTGCTATGAAGGGCCCGTCAGGACGCTACCTGAGCCGCTCCATACCT